CTTTTCTCATAGTTCAAAATCCAACTCTAAAGCCAGGTAGTGAGTAGCAGCACTTGGTTTTAAGTCATTTATCTTCATTCAGTTACAGATGAAGAAATTCATGCATCAATCAAATATTGTGGTAATTCTTCTGGGCGTTAAGCGTAGCTCTGCCGTAGGCAATCGCAATTGTAAATAGCATAAATCCTGCCGTTTTACTAAACGTCTACCATAGGAACAAATTCACTTGCTCTACAGACAGAGTTTTAAATTAACGAAATCTATGATCTTCAATACATCTTGTTAGGACTTATACATTGACACATTAGATAAAACGCCCATTCATTCTCTAGTCAGGCGATACTTAGCTCTAGGAGCCTAACCATTGGCGATCGCCCGTATATGTCCAGAGGGTTTTTCTCCAGAAAACCCTCTCCCTGAGCGTTCGCGTAGCGTGTCCGCAGGACTCAGCTCAGGGCAAGATGCTGAAGGCATCTTGGGGCATAGGGCAGGCGAAGCCATCGCTAACCAGTAGAGATATTGAAAGACGGAGAATACTTACGTGTCAGGGTAAACGGGTTCGGATCTACACCTCGTTCCTTTTTTTTAGATTACACATAATAGAATCCTCCGCCTTAAAACCTTTGTAATATAAGAATTTAACCAGAAATTCGTGCCATTGCTCTAAACAGTAACGTGTCGCTTTTCGGTTAAACCCATAGCAATTCCTTTCTCGTAGTAAGCAGCTTCATTGATGAATATTGGATACACAGTTGATTCTCCTTCATAAACAATCTCTTTACCATCAAAGGTTAAAAACATTGGATCGCCAGGATTAAGAGGTTCATAATCCCGAAACTGAAGTTGTGGGTGAATCATTGCTTGAATTTCTCCCAAATCATTTCTGGGATAGTCGATATCCTTCACATATTCATAAAGTGTGAGCGTGCTATTGGTCTGTGAAATTGAACCTTGATTATATGCTTCTAAATAGTCCAAAATTGTCTCAACAAGTTTTTCTGTTTTCTGAAATAACTCTGCATTCAAGACTGCCTGAGCTACAGCACCAACTTCAATAGCAAAACCGAATTCACTGATTGATTGGAGGCAGCGACTTTCAATTAGTGGTGCCCAACAAACCTTCACTTCTGGATGAGTTAAACTGAGATGGGCAGCTAATTGTAGATTGAACGGATGGAGAAAGTTGTCTAACAAGATGCTTAGTCCCATATTTGAAGTTGTTGAGTGC
This portion of the Brasilonema sennae CENA114 genome encodes:
- a CDS encoding aspartoacylase, yielding MNRINKVVLVGGTHGNEFTGAYLIKKFEQYPHLIQRDSFETLTFFGNPKAFEVARRYIDKDLNRCFKIQDLENPTLSTYEEIRAKDINEMLGGKGKSPVDIILDLHSTTSNMGLSILLDNFLHPFNLQLAAHLSLTHPEVKVCWAPLIESRCLQSISEFGFAIEVGAVAQAVLNAELFQKTEKLVETILDYLEAYNQGSISQTNSTLTLYEYVKDIDYPRNDLGEIQAMIHPQLQFRDYEPLNPGDPMFLTFDGKEIVYEGESTVYPIFINEAAYYEKGIAMGLTEKRHVTV